The DNA sequence CGGGTTGGTGTTCCCCAAGACATAGTGAGGAGAAGGAATGGTGTTGAGATAATACACATCCAGCACGACCCCGCCACCGGACCAATCAGTAGAGATGACGCAGCTCAAATCGGCGTTTTTGTAATAGCCCACGTCTGGGTCGGCACCCGGCATGACGTAGGAGTTCAAGAATGCACCAGATTGATTGTACCACTGAACCTCGTGAACCGGAGCGCCCGGATCGTCATAGGCAAGGATCATGTAGTTATGAACCCCTGGGTCATAGGAAGATAGGGCAACACTGGTGTTGGGGGATGGGGCCGGAAGGCTAGGCGCCACTACAGGATTGTCCGGCTGCGTAGCGGGACCGACAAATTGTGCTTGTACTAAACCAGCGCTGAATACAAGTAGCATCAGCAGAATCCATGGAGACTTTTTCATCGTGCAAAGAAATTAGTCAGACGATAGTGGGGATGGAGTTAGTAAGAATACTTGGACCATCCATTTTTTCGTCTTGGTTAAAATAAAAGAACATATCAATAATTATAATATACGGAATAAATTTATTGCAATCCTAGAAAGAATGTCCTGTCGTAATTTAACACTGTTCGAACTACCGTTAAATACCTACGTGAATCATGCATTTTAAAGGGTAAGAAATTATTTTTTTTGATTTTTGGGAGTTGGGCGTGCCCCTGCCGATCGGAGCTAAAGTTCCTGCAACATTTCTTGCGGCAGGGTCGGGCCGTGCAGGAGTACGCGGTGCTCCCGTCCTCGGATCGAACGGTGGGAAGGAATGGGGATAAGCTGCCTGAAAAGGAAGGAAGGCCTAGGTGGGGGCCGTCTTCCTCGGACCTCGGCTACGCCTCGTCCTTACCACCCCTCACGCGGGGCATTCATCCTATCAAGGATTCAATCCTCAAAGGCCAAAAATGAACACTTCAGGGAGAGGGGGCCATAAGAATGTTTCCTATTTCTGGTCAGGCTAGATTTCAGGGGATTCTGGACTGTTTCTTAAAAAATTAGATCAAGTACGATTATTGGAAATATCCGATTGGGATTGGTCGAATGCCCGATTCCTTGTATTTTTCCATGCGTGATTGTTTGTTATTCGGTAAATAGGCAACGTGGAGAGACCCTTCGAGACAACTACCTTTTTTGCAAATCGGACTACCAGTCAACCGTTCCGGATGGAGGACTTGGTGGATATTCTGTATGGGGACCTGGTAAAACTGGCTGGGATGATTCGAAGTGAAAAAGCCCCGCACCTTACTTTCAGGACCACAGATCTCGTTCACGAAGCTTATTTGAAATTGCTGAATCAGGCAGATCGAACCTACCAGAACCGAAAGCATTTCCTCCGAACAGCGGCATGTGCCATTCGCCAGATTATCCTCAACCGCTATCGAGATCGTCAAGCTCAAAAACGAGGTGGAGATTTAGTGGCTGTCACCCTATCCAAGGCAGACTTGTTGCCTGCTCATTGGACATCTGGCGATGACTGGGAAACCCTATCTCTGTTGTTGACACGGCTGGCGCAGAGTTTTCCTCGGCAAGCGGAAGTGGTGGATTGTCGATTTTTTGCCGGATACGGCATTGAGGAGACCGCCGAACTGCTGGATATTTCCCCTGCTACCGTGAAAAGAGACTGGGAATTCGCCAAATCTTGGCTGTTTCTCCATCTGACAAAAGCGTGAATTCATGTATATCGATCGTTCCAAACTATTCGCTACCGCCAATGACCTTCCGCCTGAACAACGGAGGGCGTATCTGGAGACCCAAACGGATGACGTGTCGATCATCGAGGAAATCCTCGCCATGATCAATCTCCAAACTCAGGCAGATCGGTATTTCGATCAGGTGGCCAGCCAAATTCAAGATTCCCTTCAAGGCTCATTTCCGGGGATTGGGTCTGAGATTGGACCATACAGGTTGAATGAACTGCTGGGCGAAGGAGGCTGGGCTTGCGTGTTCTCCGCCTCCCGGATAGATGGCGCATTTCAACAGCAAGTGGCCATCAAGGTGCTGCGAAATCCGCTTTTGACTCCGGAAAAGCGGCGGATGTTCGAGTCTGAAAAGAATGTCTTGGCCAGACTGGATCATGCCTCCATTGTCAGGATCTTGGATGCAGGAACGACCGAGGCGGGATTTCCATACTTGGTGATGCCGTTGGTAGAAGGTGAACCCATGGAGTCGCTTGGACAGTCCCTTCGCCATGACTCAGCGGTTTTCTTGGAGATTTGCCAAGGAGTGGCGTATGCCCACCGAAACTTGGTGGTCCATCTGGATATCAAGCCCGGCAACATCCTCATCGATCCCGAAACCGGGGCCCCTAAACTGTTGGACTTCGGTATCTCGCATCTGCTCACAGAGGCTGAGCCAGATGTCCCCCATAACTTCCATACACCTGCTTATGCCGCACCAGAACAACTAATTGGAGCGCCTACCGGAACTTGGACGGATATCTACCAACTGGGCAATTTGGGGAAAAACATGCTCTCCTATGCCAAGTACTCCAAGAAGCGCAAAGAGGAGGTCCATGCTATTTGGGAAAGATGCATGGCGGAAGATCCGGGCCGGAGATATGGGACAGTAGGGGAATTGATTGCAGATTTCAAAGCCTTCGAGCAAGATCGGCCTGTTTCTGCAGTTCACGGAGATTGGACCTATCGGATCGGCAAAACCATCGCCCGCAACCGTCGGCTTATTGCATTGACCGCTACTCTGGGCCTTGGCATCCTCATTGCCTCCTTGGTGGCGGTGTTCAATGGCCAGCAAGCCGATCAGCAAGAAGCTCGGGGAACTTCCCTCTTCGAGACTTTCACGGGGTTGTTTCAGGCGCCTAACCCCTATGATTCGCCGATCCCGATCGAGGAGGTGGATTTTCCCAATTTGACGGTAAAGGAGTTTCTCGGACATACCGAAGAGGAATTGATGAATTCCTATCCTGATGCGCCTTCTACCTATTTCGAATTGTTGCTCAGTTGGCGATCGATGTACATCGGCCTGAATCTCATGGAAGAAACCCAGTCCGTGGAAACCAAAATCCGTCAAGTTCTCGCCAATCCCGAGGGAC is a window from the Pontibacter sp. G13 genome containing:
- a CDS encoding ECF-type sigma factor translates to MEDLVDILYGDLVKLAGMIRSEKAPHLTFRTTDLVHEAYLKLLNQADRTYQNRKHFLRTAACAIRQIILNRYRDRQAQKRGGDLVAVTLSKADLLPAHWTSGDDWETLSLLLTRLAQSFPRQAEVVDCRFFAGYGIEETAELLDISPATVKRDWEFAKSWLFLHLTKA
- a CDS encoding serine/threonine-protein kinase; this encodes MYIDRSKLFATANDLPPEQRRAYLETQTDDVSIIEEILAMINLQTQADRYFDQVASQIQDSLQGSFPGIGSEIGPYRLNELLGEGGWACVFSASRIDGAFQQQVAIKVLRNPLLTPEKRRMFESEKNVLARLDHASIVRILDAGTTEAGFPYLVMPLVEGEPMESLGQSLRHDSAVFLEICQGVAYAHRNLVVHLDIKPGNILIDPETGAPKLLDFGISHLLTEAEPDVPHNFHTPAYAAPEQLIGAPTGTWTDIYQLGNLGKNMLSYAKYSKKRKEEVHAIWERCMAEDPGRRYGTVGELIADFKAFEQDRPVSAVHGDWTYRIGKTIARNRRLIALTATLGLGILIASLVAVFNGQQADQQEARGTSLFETFTGLFQAPNPYDSPIPIEEVDFPNLTVKEFLGHTEEELMNSYPDAPSTYFELLLSWRSMYIGLNLMEETQSVETKIRQVLANPEGLPQEPIFRAQAHLANGHLLRNEFEPADSILRRLLPELDAQVSEEQLFVLNNAIQVAGNLGQMDRFDSLMTRSMLIQPDSYDDSTQFSFILKSKSFVEVQMGDFEEAIQTLRASESYLYGLGKSGSMSHADLLDYLGDAYLRVSKLDSAREAYERSMELTTKFVGESHPYVYESRRSIANIMGLQGDSLGQYEELNSIVREMEANALDNSMFYVNAIHNLGNAELALGKAQQAKQHVQKSLSMLEQMGHQGIAVPIFRLSLARAEFELGNFRESLASVHTGQAAMAQMGDADHYLVQYLAVMEGGNLIKLDSVEKGRAVIEATIPKLSGQTHNAAGKYEAIARNFLKEAP